From one Terriglobales bacterium genomic stretch:
- a CDS encoding EamA family transporter: MNLRKLATLAGVALFASCGDVALARGMKAFGAISLAHWTSIFSALLSPWVILGICLLLAFFVSYLSALSFADLTYVLPATSLGYIVMALLAKFFLHENISILRWTGILLIALGVGFVARGPALTLDHERSADLAGNVHHAPARGES; the protein is encoded by the coding sequence CGGGCGTGGCGCTGTTTGCCTCCTGCGGCGACGTGGCATTGGCGCGCGGCATGAAAGCCTTTGGCGCGATCTCGCTCGCCCACTGGACATCGATCTTCTCCGCTCTTCTTAGCCCTTGGGTGATCCTGGGAATCTGCCTGCTGCTGGCCTTTTTCGTCAGCTACCTGTCGGCGCTCTCTTTCGCCGATCTCACCTACGTCCTCCCGGCAACTTCTCTCGGCTACATTGTGATGGCTCTGCTGGCGAAATTTTTCCTGCACGAAAACATCAGCATCCTGCGTTGGACGGGAATTCTGCTGATTGCCTTGGGTGTGGGTTTTGTCGCGCGTGGACCAGCTCTTACCCTCGACCACGAGCGTTCTGCCGACCTTGCCGGGAATGTTCATCACGCGCCTGCACGAGGTGAGTCGTGA